Proteins from a single region of Trichoplusia ni isolate ovarian cell line Hi5 chromosome 3, tn1, whole genome shotgun sequence:
- the LOC113492234 gene encoding uncharacterized protein LOC113492234, with product MNLFKIYIILVSSFMTVQLESLRDVLAKAELEIYIEEKKLEINPRHKLHYHITPPVGWMNAPNGFVFFKGEYHVFYQFYPYDTQWGPMHWGHVTSRNLVDWRHQPTALLPGREQCFSGSVIDNDGILAVMYTAHQISVDPPYYNESQYMAFSIDGIDFHKYKNNPVIVSSPFSSPDFRDPKIWKHGNVWYTVIGSRTDDHRGAALLYRSINIINWEFVSTLAESNGELGFMWESPDFFELNGKHVLLISPQGIVAQGDRYKNTYQTGYIIGNFNYENFEFTAEATFQELDFGHDFYGTQTTEKDGKRYLIAWFGMWESAHSEDVDGWAGAMTLFRELDLVGTRIIMKPVDAITNLRMQTISEGELARNSSIQFEQTAELIINVDLSERIELELKGNGVGGDWAIVRWEVDEAKMVLDRAGDVRQVGWEPLDSMTWRLFLDTCSLELFCGEGEVVFSTRIYPNGQWRVKNLGPQPIHVVAYKLRRSFPE from the coding sequence ATGAATCTattcaaaatatacattatactaGTTAGTTCTTTCATGACCGTACAACTCGAGTCCCTGAGAGATGTGTTAGCAAAAGCAGAGTTAGAGATCTACATAGAAGAGAAGAAGTTAGAAATCAACCCGAGACATAAACTACACTACCACATTACCCCACCAGTGGGCTGGATGAACGCGCCCAACGGATTTGTGTTCTTCAAAGGAGAGTACCACGTGTTCTACCAGTTCTACCCTTACGACACCCAGTGGGGACCGATGCACTGGGGGCATGTGACGAGCCGGAACCTCGTGGACTGGAGACACCAGCCGACAGCGCTCCTCCCCGGCAGAGAGCAGTGCTTCTCAGGAAGCGTCATCGACAACGACGGCATATTGGCTGTGATGTACACCGCTCACCAGATCAGTGTCGATCCGCCCTACTACAACGAGTCGCAGTACATGGCCTTCAGCATTGACGGGATTGACTTCcacaagtacaaaaataatcccGTCATTGTATCTTCGCCGTTCTCCTCCCCAGACTTCAGGGACCCCAAAATATGGAAACACGGCAACGTTTGGTATACTGTTATCGGCAGCAGGACGGACGATCATAGGGGAGCAGCACTACTGTACAGatcgataaatataattaactgggAATTCGTTTCTACATTAGCAGAGTCTAACGGGGAGTTAGGCTTCATGTGGGAATCTCCCGATTTCTTTGAGTTGAATGGAAAGCACGTTCTGCTTATTTCCCCACAAGGAATAGTTGCTCAGGGCGATAGATACAAGAACACCTATCAGACCGGATACATCATAGGGAACTTCAACTATGAAAATTTCGAGTTTACAGCTGAGGCAACATTCCAAGAGCTGGATTTCGGCCACGACTTTTACGGCACACAAACGACTGAAAAAGATGGTAAGAGATATTTAATTGCTTGGTTTGGTATGTGGGAGTCCGCACACTCCGAGGATGTCGACGGGTGGGCCGGCGCCATGACACTATTCAGGGAGCTCGACCTTGTTGGAACCAGAATAATAATGAAGCCTGTAGATGCGATAACTAACCTTAGAATGCAAACTATATCTGAAGGTGAACTTGCAAGAAATTCTAGCATACAATTTGAGCAAACTGCTGAACTGATTATTAATGTGGATTTGAGTGAAAGGATCGAATTGGAATTAAAAGGTAACGGTGTCGGTGGAGATTGGGCTATAGTGCGGTGGGAAGTGGACGAAGCGAAGATGGTCCTGGATAGAGCGGGAGACGTCAGACAAGTGGGGTGGGAGCCCCTGGACTCCATGACCTGGAGGCTGTTCCTCGATACTTGTTCACTAGAACTGTTCTGTGGTGAAGGGGAGGTAGTGTTCAGTACCAGAATCTATCCTAACGGCCAATGGCGGGTCAAAAATCTAGGTCCACAGCCCATTCATGTCGTTGCTTACAAATTACGAAGATCTTTCCCAGAGTAA
- the LOC113492235 gene encoding uncharacterized protein LOC113492235 codes for MISIKTFVVFLSVVGTVYLKSVKQSDAIEEVERYIAEKKAEINPRYRLQYHVAPPVGWMNDPNGFSYFRGEYHLFYQFYPYDSQWGPMHWGHVSSPNLVDWKQLPTALVPEEEMCFSGSAVVKDDTMILMYTGRLTTDVEPFFNETQYLAFSDDGVVFHKYEGNPVLSFTPNGSPDFRDPKVWKHEGYWYVVIGSKTLDERGRVLLYRSPDMVNWEFLSIIGESTGGMGYMWECPDFFEIKGKHILLMSPQGIEPQGDRYKNTHQTGYIIGSFNYETYEFVPESDFQEIDFGHDFYATQTTEVDGKRILIAWFGMWDVPYPEDVDGWAGAMTIFRELDLVANRVTMKPVEAMTDLRTETLFEGEFSEDGIIEFGKTGELIVKGDLSKNIELEIKGSNGGGQVIVRWDTAVRKVVVDREGDVRQVEWLPLKSESWRIFLDSSSLELFCGEGEVVFSTRVYPDGDWYVTNRSPQALDTVAYKLRRSVPE; via the coding sequence ATGATTTCGATAAAAACGTTCGTGGTGTTCCTAAGTGTGGTGGGAACCGTGTATCTTAAATCTGTAAAGCAGAGCGATGCGATAGAAGAAGTAGAGAGATACATTGCAGAGAAAAAGGCCGAAATCAACCCCCGGTACAGACTACAGTACCATGTGGCACCCCCAGTAGGTTGGATGAATGATCCTAATGGATTTTCATACTTTAGGGGGGAGTACCATCTATTCTACCAATTTTACCCCTATGACAGTCAGTGGGGACCCATGCACTGGGGACATGTATCGAGCCCTAATCTAGTGGACTGGAAACAATTACCCACGGCGCTCGTGCCTGAAGAAGAAATGTGTTTCTCCGGCAGTGCTGTTGTTAAAGACGACACCATGATACTAATGTACACGGGACGTCTAACAACTGACGTGGAACCGTTTTTCAATGAGACACAATATTTGGCATTCAGTGATGACGGTGTAGTTTTCCACAAATACGAAGGAAATCCTGTTCTATCGTTTACGCCCAACGGATCTCCCGACTTCAGAGATCCAAAAGTATGGAAGCATGAAGGCTACTGGTATGTTGTTATAGGAAGTAAGACTCTAGATGAAAGGGGAAGAGTATTGCTCTACAGATCTCCAGATATGGTTAACTGGgaatttttaagtattatagGGGAATCTACAGGCGGAATGGGATACATGTGGGAGTGTCCAGACTTTTTCGAGATTAAAGGAAAACATATCTTGCTTATGTCACCGCAAGGAATTGAGCCGCAAGGCGACAGATATAAAAATACCCACCAGACAGGTTATATAATTGgaagttttaattatgaaacttatGAATTTGTGCCAGAAAGTGATTTCCAAGAAATTGATTTTGGTCATGACTTTTACGCTACACAGACCACTGAGGTGGATGGAAAACGGATTTTGATAGCATGGTTTGGAATGTGGGATGTCCCTTACCCCGAGGATGTGGACGGCTGGGCAGGAGCAATGACGATCTTTAGAGAGCTTGACCTGGTAGCTAATCGTGTAACCATGAAACCCGTAGAGGCGATGACAGACCTAAGGACGGAGACTTTGTTTGAAGGAGAATTTTCAGAAGACGGTATAATAGAGTTCGGAAAGACAGGAGAATTAATTGTCAAAGGggatttaagtaaaaatattgaattggaGATTAAGGGTAGCAACGGTGGCGGACAGGTCATAGTTCGGTGGGATACAGCAGTACGGAAAGTAGTTGTGGACAGGGAAGGGGACGTGCGACAGGTGGAGTGGCTGCCTCTTAAGTCCGAAAGCTGGAGGATCTTCCTGGATTCTAGTTCCTTGGAACTGTTCTGTGGAGAAGGTGAAGTTGTGTTCAGTACGAGGGTATACCCTGATGGTGATTGGTACGTTACTAATCGCAGTCCCCAAGCCCTAGACACTGTAGCCTATAAATTAAGAAGAAGTGTTCCTGAGTAG
- the LOC113492232 gene encoding uncharacterized protein LOC113492232 gives MQSIMGSLTVCVFLLSLCAGVLSCELKSSEKVISQRASLETYIKEKKPSIGNQYRLLYHVAPPVGWMNDPNGFSYFKGQFHLFYQFYPYNSSLSPAASIHWGHSTSANLIDWTEQPTALIPDEEQIFSGSAIEISGTLVLMYTAHINPAIAGQNATELQYLAFSNDGIVFNKYKNNPVISRSPNGSPDFRDPKVWKYGDYYYVVLGSRTDQGLGRVLLYRSQDMASWTFLSVVGQPSSRMGYMWECPDFFELGGKYILLMSPQGIIAEGDRYKNLYQTGYIIGDFNYQNHEFVERVPFQEIDYGHDFYATQTAERDGKRYLIAWFGMWNTTFPESAEGWAGAMTIFRELTLRGDRILMRPVSTINSLRESSAFNGDLIQNAAIQLNKTGELNVSGNLSQAIDLDIKGSEGGGVRIRWNATSKIVSVDRDGDVRQGPWTPVGSTSWRIFLDASSMELFCGEGEVVFSSRAYPTGHWVVTNLSAQSLSVSAFRLRKSV, from the coding sequence ATGCAATCAATCATGGGTTCTCTAACGGTGTGTGTGTTCCTGCTCAGTTTGTGCGCGGGTGTTCTATCTTGTGAGCTAAAATCTTCAGAGAAAGTTATTTCACAGAGAGCATCCTTGGAAACTTACATCAAAGAGAAGAAACCATCAATCGGCAATCAGTACCGGCTGCTGTACCATGTGGCGCCTCCGGTCGGCTGGATGAACGACCCAAATGGGTTTTCATACTTCAAAGGACAGTTTCATCTGTTCTACCAGTTCTACCCCTACAATAGCTCCTTGAGTCCAGCTGCATCCATTCATTGGGGCCACTCTACTAGCGCAAATCTTATCGACTGGACGGAACAACCGACTGCTTTGATTCCCGACgaagaacaaatattttccGGTAGTGCTATTGAGATAAGTGGCACGTTAGTCTTGATGTACACCGCTCACATAAATCCGGCAATCGCAGGACAGAACGCAACAGAGTTACAGTACCTGGCATTCAGTAATGATGgtattgtttttaacaaatacaaaaacaatccCGTCATTTCTCGATCACCAAACGGATCTCCTGATTTCCGAGATCCTAAGGTATGGAAATATGGCGACTATTATTATGTTGTCCTCGGCAGTAGAACTGATCAAGGGCTTGGAAGAGTATTGTTATACAGATCACAGGACATGGCCAGTTGGACGTTTTTGTCTGTAGTGGGACAACCGTCAAGTCGAATGGGATACATGTGGGAATGTCCGGATTTCTTCGAGCTCGGCGGCAAGTATATTCTTCTCATGTCTCCACAGGGCATAATTGCTGAAGGTGACAGATATAAAAACTTGTACCAAACAGGGTACATTATTGGCGATTTCAATTACCAAAATCACGAATTCGTGGAACGGGTACCATTCCAAGAAATTGACTACGGGCACGACTTCTACGCCACACAGACCGCTGAGCGGGACGGCAAGAGGTACTTGATTGCGTGGTTCGGCATGTGGAATACAACCTTTCCGGAATCCGCTGAAGGCTGGGCAGGAGCAATGACTATTTTCAGAGAGCTAACACTAAGGGGAGACCGTATCTTAATGAGGCCAGTGAGCACTATAAACAGTTTAAGAGAATCATCAGCTTTTAATGGGGACCTGATTCAGAATGCAGCTATACAACTGAATAAAACTGGAGAACTGAACGTGAGTGGTAACCTGTCGCAAGCGATTGATCTGGATATAAAGGGCAGTGAAGGTGGTGGTGTAAGGATTCGATGGAATGCAACTTCAAAGATAGTCTCTGTTGACAGAGACGGTGATGTAAGGCAGGGCCCCTGGACTCCAGTGGGCTCGACCTCCTGGAGAATCTTCTTAGACGCGAGTTCCATGGAACTGTTCTGTGGTGAAGGAGAAGTTGTATTCAGTTCTAGGGCATACCCTACCGGGCATTGGGTTGTGACTAACCTTAGTGCCCAGTCACTCTCTGTTTCTGCGTTCCGATTGAGAAAAAGTGTTTAG
- the LOC113492233 gene encoding lipase 3-like has protein sequence MVPCLAASLYRKLINMHVATTLILVVLATSAASESWSLVPTFKSFFQEQSDNMKTFVTTSYNDAVKMKDSVDNYVEEQQQVISDHFHDYIEDIKQKGRDAADPYFPGDADALLDNPDVVLSVPGIITRNGYICETHTVVSQGYVLNVHRIPRAKNSRNVSSKTVLLQHGLFASSADWIMNGPGKGLAYVLADAGYDVWMTNIRGNRYSKYHTTYKTDSKAYWNFSWHDVAMYDVPKIIDYILSMKGANTKIAYIGHSMGTTILFAMLAVRPEYNKILTAGLALAPVVYLSDMKSPLRSMAPIANNLAYLDMLQGNYEFIPKNSALGKISSTCNGDNMDSLICKNVVFYLCGFNERQFNKTLLPVFLAHLGTGTSWKTAVHFSQEILSGKFQQFDYGYLKNKKIYGTASPPEYDLSKVTLPIKLFWSKNDLLSSERDVQRLYEELPSKPDMFLVPDEMFNHLDYLWAIDAPRLLNNEVVDSVNKYMNTFWFNIK, from the coding sequence ATGGTCCCGTGTCTCGCAGCCAGTCTGTATCGTAAACTTATCAACATGCACGTCGCCACTACACTTATCCTGGTAGTTTTGGCCACCTCCGCCGCGTCGGAGTCATGGTCTCTAGTACCGACGTTCAAGAGCTTCTTTCAAGAACAAAGTGATAATATGAAGACCTTCGTCACCACGAGTTACAACGACGCAGTCAAAATGAAGGATTCCGTTGACAATTATGTTGAAGAGCAACAACAGGTGATCAGCGATCACTTTCACGATTACATCGAAGATATAAAACAGAAAGGAAGAGATGCTGCTGACCCATATTTCCCAGGTGATGCTGATGCGCTACTCGACAACCCGGATGTCGTGTTGTCAGTTCCCGGGATAATCACAAGGAATGGATATATTTGCGAGACCCACACCGTCGTATCTCAAGGATACGTACTCAACGTACATCGGATTCCTCGCGCGAAAAACAGCAGAAACGTGTCGTCAAAAACTGTTCTTCTCCAACATGGATTGTTCGCAAGCTCTGCTGACTGGATTATGAATGGTCCGGGGAAGGGACTGGCTTATGTCCTAGCTGACGCTGGCTATGATGTGTGGATGACTAACATACGAGGTAACAGGTATTCAAAATATCACACGACGTACAAAACTGACTCCAAAGCCTATTGGAACTTCTCCTGGCATGATGTAGCAATGTATGACGTCCCGAAGATCATTGACTATATACTATCAATGAAAGGTGCAAATACTAAGATTGCCTATATAGGACACTCAATGGGTACTACCATACTTTTCGCTATGTTGGCTGTCAGACCTGAGTACAATAAAATTCTAACGGCGGGACTAGCCTTAGCGCCTGTAGTTTATCTGTCGGACATGAAATCTCCGTTAAGGTCCATGGCACCGATCGCCAACAACTTGGCATATCTGGATATGCTGCAAGGTAACTACGAGTTCATACCCAAAAACTCAGCATTAGGAAAGATCTCAAGTACTTGCAATGGAGACAACATGGATTCTCTGATCTGCAAGAATGTAGTCTTCTATTTATGCGGTTTTAACGAGCGCCAGTTTAATAAGACTCTGTTGCCCGTGTTTCTGGCACATCTGGGCACGGGTACATCTTGGAAGACAGCGGTACACTTTTCACAAGAAATACTCTCCGGTAAATTCCAACAGTTCGATTATGGATATTTgaagaataagaaaatttatgGAACCGCTTCGCCCCCGGAGTACGATCTGAGTAAAGTTACTCTTCCTATCAAGTTATTCTGGTCCAAAAATGATTTGCTGTCAAGTGAAAGAGACGTGCAGAGACTTTATGAGGAGTTACCTTCCAAACCTGACATGTTTTTGGTGCCAGACGAGATGTTCAATCATTTGGACTACCTGTGGGCTATCGACGCCCCAAGGTTACTGAATAATGAAGTAGTAGACTCTGTGAACAAGTACATGAACACCTTCTGGTTCAACATCAAGTGA
- the LOC113508650 gene encoding uncharacterized protein LOC113508650: MIQLPKTKRDPKETEDLCKCRPICKSRRREWKGQIQNTSAELLLERKPLPLCFKRWPSKVYPNSPCPLFGRTRRITINERNSLRVPQVVRICQAPVDVSVETPYLEYAEKAKALGAWGAVKACCAFCECCACCPCGVREYVLHDAERVARRRTDMREFDARVKTDHHIMRIMYDKP, from the exons atGATACAATTACCGAAAACTAAACGGGACCCCAAGGAAACTGAGGACCTATGCAA ATGCCGACCGATCTGCAAGAGTCGGAGACGTGAGTGGAAAGGGCAGATACAGAACACGTCGGCAGAACTGCTGCTGGAAAGGAAACCTCTCCCTCTCTGCTTCAAAAGATGGCCTTcg AAAGTGTACCCGAACAGTCCGTGCCCGCTGTTTGGGCGTACGCGTCGCATCACCATCAACGAGCGCAACTCGCTGCGCGTGCCGCAGGTCGTGCGCATCTGCCAGGCGCCCGTCGACGTCTCCGTCGAGACGCCATACCTCGAGTACGCGGAGAAGGCTAAGGCGCTAG GAGCTTGGGGTGCAGTGAAAGCCTGTTGCGCGTTCTGCGAGTGCTGCGCGTGCTGCCCGTGCGGCGTGCGCGAGTACGTGCTGCACGACGCGGAGCGCGTGGCGCGACGACGCACCGACATGCGGGAGTTCGACGCGCGCGTCAAGACGGACCACCACATCATGCGCATCATGTATGATAAGCCGTGA
- the LOC113492236 gene encoding glucose dehydrogenase [FAD, quinone]-like isoform X2 has translation MKCFPHGCLTYGQGPAGTAFSSLVTHLLAAQCLITEPWPKDYSYGLTSGDRFDFIIVGSGTAGSLLASRLSEDNSTVLLIEAGGDPPMESIVPNFSGATHKTRNAFQYYTEVDENSNKGSISEISYWPRGRVLGGTGSINGHLHMRGSEGDYAPWHLEENDGWDWPTLKKYFMKSEKMVDPLILNNPELRKEHGTEGQFVVDQLNFTHGDIVEKLTNAYKELGLTYLDDLNGPTQMGVGKIRGGIHKGRRVSTATAFLNPASERKNLKVMKHTFVNQIEFDEKTNKAIGVKVSLLYGDIETYYANKEVILSAGTINTPKILMVSGIGPKKHLKELKIKVKSNLPVGQNLQDHVRIPIPVTVDTGATQRDEHFWLKAAAQYLLDQTGPHTTNYDQPNINAFLSVEDGKSLPDVQIDHNYFVPNTSYVFSMCTNTMSFKDSICKQFADFNKDKELFIFFVSLCRPHSRGNILMRGNNPMEHPKIFSKYFNDTRDMDTFVKAIKKVTEIVNTPTLKAMNAEIKRINFEGCDDLEFESEAYWECMARTVTYNVYHPVGTAKMGKEKDPESVVDSRLRVIGVKGLRVVDASIMPTIPSVNTNAAVMMIAERAADFIKEDYKIKENKKDEL, from the exons ATGAAGTGCTTCCCTCACGGATGCCTCACCTACGGCCAGGGTCCGGCTGGCACAGCCTTCTCGAGCCTCGTGACACACCTCCTGGCAGCTCAGTGCCTCATCACTGAGCCATGGCCTAAGGACTACTCCTATGGATTGACCA GTGGCGATAGATTTGACTTCATCATCGTCGGGTCTGGCACAGCAGGTTCCCTGCTGGCGAGCCGACTCTCTGAAGACAACTCGACAGTGCTACTCATCGAGGCGGGAGGAGATCCGCCCATGGAAAGCATT GTACCCAATTTTTCAGGCGCCACTCACAAGACTCGAAACGCATTCCAATACTATACTGAGGTAGATGAAAACAGTAATAAAGGCAGTATCAGTGAAATATCTTATTGGCCAAGAGGCAGGGTCCTTGGAGGCACAGGTTCCATCAACGGTCACCTTCACATGCGAGGAAGCGAAGGTGACTACGCACCTTGGCATCTCGAAGAAAACGACGGTTGGGATTGGCCCACTTTGAAGAAATACTTCATGAAAAGCGAAAAAATGGTTGATCCGCTCATTCTTAATAACCCTGAATTACGAAAAGAACATGGTACAGAAGGACAGTTCGTAGTAGATCAATTGAACTTCACGCATGGAGATATAGTTGAAAAACTCACAAATGCGTACAAAGAACTAGGTTTGACGTATCTGGACGATTTGAATGGGCCCACTCAGATGGGTGTTGGCAAAATCAGAGGTGGTATTCATAAAGGGAGAAGAGTAAGTACAGCCACAGCATTCTTAAATCCTGCTAGCGAACgcaaaaacttaaaagtaatgaaacaCACATTTGTCAATCAAATAGAATTCGATGAGAAGACCAACAAGGCTATTGGAGTTAAAGTTTCTCTTCTTTATGGTGACATAGAAACATATTATGCCAATAAAGAAGTGATATTAAGTGCTGGAACAATTAACACGCCTAAAATATTGATGGTATCAGGTATCGGTCCTAAAAAACATCTCAAGGAgttgaaaattaaagttaaaagtaaCTTGCCCGTTGGTCAAAATCTTCAGGACCATGTGCGTATACCTATTCCAGTAACAGTAGATACGGGGGCTACTCAGAGAGATGAACATTTTTGGCTTAAAGCTGCGGCACAGTATTTGTTAGATCAAACAGGACCTCATACAACAAACTATGATCAGCCAAACATTAATGCTTTTCTTTCTGTAGAAGATGGAAAGTCGCTCCCTGACGTGCAAATAGACCATAACTACTTTGTACCAAATACTTCTTACGTATTTTCCATGTGTACAAATACTATGTCTTTTAAAGATAGCATTTGCAAACAGTTTGctgattttaataaagacaaggagctgtttattttctttgtgtcCCTTTGCCGACCACATTCTAGGGGAAATATTTTGATGCGAGGAAATAATCCGATGGAACATCCcaaaattttctcaaaatacTTTAATGATACCCGAGACATGGACACTTTTGTAAAGGCTATTAAGAAAGTTACAGAGATTGTCAACACGCCGACATTAAAAGCCATGAATGCTGAAATTAAGAGGATTAATTTCGAAGGTTGTGATGATTTAGAGTTTGAGAGTGAAGCATACTGGGAGTGTATGGCAAGAACGGTTACCTATAATGTTTATCACCCCGTTGGTACTGCAAAGATGGGGAAAGAAAAGGATCCTGAATCAGTTGTAGATAGTAGGCTGCGAGTGATTGGTGTCAAAGGTCTGAGAGTAGTGGATGCAAGTATAATGCCAACCATACCTAGTGTCAACACGAATGCAGCCGTTATGATGATTGCCGAGAGAGCAGCTGATTTTATTAAGGAAGACtataaaatcaaagaaaataaaaaagacgaaCTATaa
- the LOC113492236 gene encoding glucose dehydrogenase [FAD, quinone]-like isoform X1 has translation MWNMKCFPHGCLTYGQGPAGTAFSSLVTHLLAAQCLITEPWPKDYSYGLTSGDRFDFIIVGSGTAGSLLASRLSEDNSTVLLIEAGGDPPMESIVPNFSGATHKTRNAFQYYTEVDENSNKGSISEISYWPRGRVLGGTGSINGHLHMRGSEGDYAPWHLEENDGWDWPTLKKYFMKSEKMVDPLILNNPELRKEHGTEGQFVVDQLNFTHGDIVEKLTNAYKELGLTYLDDLNGPTQMGVGKIRGGIHKGRRVSTATAFLNPASERKNLKVMKHTFVNQIEFDEKTNKAIGVKVSLLYGDIETYYANKEVILSAGTINTPKILMVSGIGPKKHLKELKIKVKSNLPVGQNLQDHVRIPIPVTVDTGATQRDEHFWLKAAAQYLLDQTGPHTTNYDQPNINAFLSVEDGKSLPDVQIDHNYFVPNTSYVFSMCTNTMSFKDSICKQFADFNKDKELFIFFVSLCRPHSRGNILMRGNNPMEHPKIFSKYFNDTRDMDTFVKAIKKVTEIVNTPTLKAMNAEIKRINFEGCDDLEFESEAYWECMARTVTYNVYHPVGTAKMGKEKDPESVVDSRLRVIGVKGLRVVDASIMPTIPSVNTNAAVMMIAERAADFIKEDYKIKENKKDEL, from the exons GGAACATGAAGTGCTTCCCTCACGGATGCCTCACCTACGGCCAGGGTCCGGCTGGCACAGCCTTCTCGAGCCTCGTGACACACCTCCTGGCAGCTCAGTGCCTCATCACTGAGCCATGGCCTAAGGACTACTCCTATGGATTGACCA GTGGCGATAGATTTGACTTCATCATCGTCGGGTCTGGCACAGCAGGTTCCCTGCTGGCGAGCCGACTCTCTGAAGACAACTCGACAGTGCTACTCATCGAGGCGGGAGGAGATCCGCCCATGGAAAGCATT GTACCCAATTTTTCAGGCGCCACTCACAAGACTCGAAACGCATTCCAATACTATACTGAGGTAGATGAAAACAGTAATAAAGGCAGTATCAGTGAAATATCTTATTGGCCAAGAGGCAGGGTCCTTGGAGGCACAGGTTCCATCAACGGTCACCTTCACATGCGAGGAAGCGAAGGTGACTACGCACCTTGGCATCTCGAAGAAAACGACGGTTGGGATTGGCCCACTTTGAAGAAATACTTCATGAAAAGCGAAAAAATGGTTGATCCGCTCATTCTTAATAACCCTGAATTACGAAAAGAACATGGTACAGAAGGACAGTTCGTAGTAGATCAATTGAACTTCACGCATGGAGATATAGTTGAAAAACTCACAAATGCGTACAAAGAACTAGGTTTGACGTATCTGGACGATTTGAATGGGCCCACTCAGATGGGTGTTGGCAAAATCAGAGGTGGTATTCATAAAGGGAGAAGAGTAAGTACAGCCACAGCATTCTTAAATCCTGCTAGCGAACgcaaaaacttaaaagtaatgaaacaCACATTTGTCAATCAAATAGAATTCGATGAGAAGACCAACAAGGCTATTGGAGTTAAAGTTTCTCTTCTTTATGGTGACATAGAAACATATTATGCCAATAAAGAAGTGATATTAAGTGCTGGAACAATTAACACGCCTAAAATATTGATGGTATCAGGTATCGGTCCTAAAAAACATCTCAAGGAgttgaaaattaaagttaaaagtaaCTTGCCCGTTGGTCAAAATCTTCAGGACCATGTGCGTATACCTATTCCAGTAACAGTAGATACGGGGGCTACTCAGAGAGATGAACATTTTTGGCTTAAAGCTGCGGCACAGTATTTGTTAGATCAAACAGGACCTCATACAACAAACTATGATCAGCCAAACATTAATGCTTTTCTTTCTGTAGAAGATGGAAAGTCGCTCCCTGACGTGCAAATAGACCATAACTACTTTGTACCAAATACTTCTTACGTATTTTCCATGTGTACAAATACTATGTCTTTTAAAGATAGCATTTGCAAACAGTTTGctgattttaataaagacaaggagctgtttattttctttgtgtcCCTTTGCCGACCACATTCTAGGGGAAATATTTTGATGCGAGGAAATAATCCGATGGAACATCCcaaaattttctcaaaatacTTTAATGATACCCGAGACATGGACACTTTTGTAAAGGCTATTAAGAAAGTTACAGAGATTGTCAACACGCCGACATTAAAAGCCATGAATGCTGAAATTAAGAGGATTAATTTCGAAGGTTGTGATGATTTAGAGTTTGAGAGTGAAGCATACTGGGAGTGTATGGCAAGAACGGTTACCTATAATGTTTATCACCCCGTTGGTACTGCAAAGATGGGGAAAGAAAAGGATCCTGAATCAGTTGTAGATAGTAGGCTGCGAGTGATTGGTGTCAAAGGTCTGAGAGTAGTGGATGCAAGTATAATGCCAACCATACCTAGTGTCAACACGAATGCAGCCGTTATGATGATTGCCGAGAGAGCAGCTGATTTTATTAAGGAAGACtataaaatcaaagaaaataaaaaagacgaaCTATaa